In Tolypothrix sp. PCC 7712, a single window of DNA contains:
- a CDS encoding recombinase family protein has product MLIGYARISTDDQNLNLQMDALQFAGCEKIYSDRISGAKAARPGLTLALEVARTGDVLVVWRLDRLGRSLKDLIETMETLGQRGIGLSSLQESITTTNSSGRLIFHLFGALAEFERNLIRERTTAGLIAARKRGHKGGRPKALDPAKRQLAVKLYTEKQHTIIEICKLMGISKPTLYNYIAEINT; this is encoded by the coding sequence ATGTTGATAGGCTATGCCCGAATTTCAACAGATGACCAAAATCTGAACCTGCAAATGGATGCTTTGCAGTTTGCTGGTTGCGAGAAAATTTACTCCGACCGTATAAGCGGTGCAAAAGCAGCAAGACCTGGACTAACTCTAGCATTGGAGGTAGCACGAACTGGTGATGTTTTGGTGGTATGGCGGCTCGACCGCTTGGGAAGGTCGCTCAAAGACCTGATTGAAACGATGGAAACTTTAGGCCAGCGAGGAATTGGGCTTTCTAGTTTACAAGAATCCATTACTACCACAAACAGCAGTGGTAGGTTGATTTTCCATTTATTTGGCGCATTGGCGGAATTTGAACGCAACCTAATCCGCGAACGCACAACTGCTGGACTAATCGCAGCGCGTAAGCGCGGTCACAAGGGAGGAAGACCAAAAGCCCTTGACCCAGCTAAACGTCAATTAGCAGTAAAGCTTTATACCGAAAAACAACACACCATTATTGAAATATGTAAGTTGATGGGAATTTCCAAACCAACGCTCTACAACTACATTGCAGAGATAAATACCTAA
- a CDS encoding DDE-type integrase/transposase/recombinase encodes MPTEALINLRHRLDGLPSRCQERRILIEETAALYGVSTDTLYRALRNSSRPKSINRSDSGTPRKLSLSEMERYCEVIAAMKIRTSNKKGRHVSTVRAIELLEEFGMETPDGFVQPPKGALTRSTVNYYLKTWGYDTERMTRQPPAVRFQAEYSNECWHFDLSPSDLKHVKQPSWVEPGKGNPLLMLYSIVDDRSGVCYQEYHCVYGEDVEAALRFLFNAMTVKTTDGFPFHGIPEMIYTDNGPIAKSHVFQNVMDCLRINLVTHMPAGKDGRRVTARSKGKVERPFRTVKEAHETLYHFHEPESDVEANLWLRQYLLHYNDKPHRIEPHSRIEDWLRNIPKSGLRSMCSWERFCNFAREPQRRKVGSDARVSIEGVAYEVEPDLAGETVVLWWGLFDNELYVEFSDRRYGPFYPVDGPIPLHRYRKHKKTKTEERADKIADLAKKLGLPRTALDKNADLQFLVDKYKELTPTITPFNDPDPYQEFTYPTVLFAKRAISDYLAKPLAKLSTEQLVFIDALLAETLTKKVIIERVRQYFHSNKGGEHNAH; translated from the coding sequence ATCCCGACAGAGGCGCTCATCAATTTACGCCACCGCCTCGACGGTTTGCCTAGTCGTTGCCAAGAGCGTCGAATTCTCATTGAAGAAACAGCCGCACTGTATGGAGTGTCAACTGATACGTTATATCGGGCGTTGCGTAATTCATCACGTCCAAAATCTATAAACCGCTCAGATAGCGGGACACCCAGAAAGCTTTCACTCTCAGAAATGGAACGTTACTGCGAGGTCATCGCGGCGATGAAAATCCGTACCAGTAACAAAAAAGGGCGACATGTCTCCACAGTACGGGCGATTGAACTGTTGGAAGAATTTGGGATGGAGACACCTGATGGTTTTGTCCAACCGCCTAAAGGCGCATTGACTAGAAGTACTGTCAATTATTATTTGAAAACCTGGGGGTACGACACTGAACGTATGACTAGGCAACCGCCTGCGGTGCGTTTTCAAGCAGAATACAGCAACGAGTGTTGGCATTTCGACCTCAGCCCATCCGATCTCAAACACGTAAAACAGCCATCATGGGTGGAACCGGGTAAGGGTAATCCACTACTGATGCTGTACAGCATTGTTGATGACCGTAGCGGTGTATGTTACCAGGAATACCACTGTGTTTATGGGGAGGATGTGGAAGCTGCATTGCGTTTCTTATTTAATGCGATGACGGTGAAAACAACTGATGGATTTCCCTTTCATGGGATTCCAGAAATGATTTACACCGACAACGGACCAATTGCTAAAAGCCACGTATTTCAAAACGTGATGGATTGCCTGAGAATCAATCTTGTCACCCACATGCCTGCGGGTAAAGATGGTCGCAGGGTAACAGCTCGCTCCAAGGGCAAAGTGGAAAGACCTTTTCGGACGGTCAAAGAAGCTCACGAGACTCTGTATCACTTTCACGAACCCGAAAGCGACGTTGAAGCTAACTTGTGGTTACGCCAGTATTTGTTGCATTACAACGACAAACCACACCGCATAGAACCGCATTCGCGGATAGAAGATTGGTTGCGAAATATACCAAAGTCTGGTTTACGTTCAATGTGTAGTTGGGAGCGATTCTGTAACTTTGCCCGCGAACCACAACGTAGAAAGGTTGGGTCAGATGCCAGAGTATCAATTGAGGGCGTAGCTTACGAGGTAGAGCCAGACTTGGCTGGTGAAACCGTCGTCCTTTGGTGGGGTTTATTTGACAACGAGCTATACGTTGAGTTTAGCGATCGCCGCTACGGGCCATTTTACCCGGTTGATGGGCCCATCCCACTACATCGCTATCGCAAACACAAGAAAACTAAAACCGAAGAACGGGCAGATAAAATTGCCGATTTAGCTAAAAAGTTGGGCTTGCCACGGACAGCTTTAGACAAAAACGCGGATCTACAATTTCTGGTGGATAAGTACAAGGAACTTACGCCAACCATCACACCTTTTAATGACCCCGACCCATACCAAGAATTTACTTATCCCACTGTACTGTTTGCTAAAAGGGCGATTTCCGATTATCTGGCTAAACCGTTGGCTAAATTGTCTACTGAACAGTTGGTATTTATTGATGCATTGCTAGCTGAGACTTTGACTAAAAAAGTGATTATTGAACGAGTGCGGCAGTATTTCCACTCAAATAAAGGAGGGGAACACAATGCTCACTGA
- a CDS encoding ExeA family protein, translating to MLTEVMEHFRLVREFPKAGYYETEHQKQMFKDIKVAIHSGKLVAITGIIGCGKTTTLRRLFEVLEKEGKILVSKSLSVDKDRATLPTLIAALFYDLSTDKEIKIPKDGEKRERELRDLIRKGKKPVALFVDEAHDLHYSTLTGLKRLIEVVEDGGGTLSVVLAGHPKLKNDLRRPTMEEIGYRATVFSLEGIVGSQREYIEWLVSKCIVEDTQISDILSAEAIDLLAMRLRTPLQIEQHLTLAFEAAYLFGEKPITTAIIESVLSKQIDDLEPTLTRHGYDVRGLAEQFNAKPAEIKLLFRGQLDPARSRELQEQMLAAGLPL from the coding sequence ATGCTCACTGAAGTTATGGAACATTTTCGGTTGGTTAGGGAATTCCCCAAGGCTGGGTACTACGAGACGGAACACCAAAAGCAAATGTTCAAGGATATTAAAGTCGCAATTCATTCAGGGAAGTTGGTTGCTATCACGGGAATTATTGGCTGTGGCAAGACAACCACCTTGCGACGTTTGTTTGAGGTTTTGGAGAAGGAAGGCAAGATTTTAGTCTCAAAGTCCCTTTCTGTCGATAAAGATCGGGCGACTCTACCAACACTAATTGCTGCCTTATTCTACGATTTATCCACAGATAAGGAAATTAAAATCCCAAAAGACGGCGAAAAACGGGAACGGGAACTGCGCGACCTGATTAGAAAAGGTAAAAAGCCGGTGGCACTGTTTGTTGATGAGGCTCATGACCTACACTACAGCACTTTAACGGGACTTAAACGTTTAATCGAGGTAGTTGAAGATGGTGGTGGCACACTTTCAGTGGTATTAGCTGGTCATCCCAAATTGAAAAATGATTTACGCCGTCCCACTATGGAAGAAATTGGGTATCGGGCAACGGTCTTCTCCTTGGAGGGTATTGTTGGTAGCCAGCGAGAATATATTGAATGGTTAGTATCTAAATGCATTGTTGAAGATACCCAAATAAGTGACATATTGTCGGCGGAAGCCATTGATTTACTTGCCATGCGCTTGAGGACACCTCTGCAAATCGAGCAACATTTGACACTCGCATTCGAGGCTGCATACCTCTTTGGGGAAAAACCTATCACTACGGCGATTATTGAGTCCGTTTTATCTAAGCAAATTGATGACTTAGAACCCACCTTAACCCGTCATGGTTATGACGTGAGGGGCTTGGCGGAACAGTTTAATGCTAAACCTGCTGAAATTAAATTGCTGTTTCGCGGACAACTCGATCCAGCGCGATCGCGTGAATTACAGGAACAAATGCTAGCGGCTGGGTTGCCGCTTTGA